From the genome of Glycine max cultivar Williams 82 chromosome 2, Glycine_max_v4.0, whole genome shotgun sequence, one region includes:
- the LOC100792647 gene encoding toMV susceptible protein tm-1(GCR26) yields the protein MAHHHNNSTTLRVFCVGTLDTKLHELLFLSESLRSNLNRFSSSKVEVVVVDVSAGTNAPESLQDLAFVSRNDVVSSYNSGSGEALSLPEDRGKAVAVMTQALEQFLKKSHEDQSLVGVIGVGGSGGTSLLSSPFASLPIGIPKVIVSTVASGQTEPYVGTSDLVLFPSVVDVAGINRVSRLILSNAAAAFAGMVVGRVQSLQESSRAEDKPTVGITMFGVTTPCVNAVRDRLHEEGYETLVFHATGVGGRAMENLVREGFIQGVFDITTTEVADYIVGGVMACESSRFDAIIESKVPLVLSVGALDMVNFGAKDTIPLKFQQRNIYEHNKQVSLMRTTVDENRKFADFIANKLKNSSSKICVCLPEKGVSALDAPGKPFYDPEATSTLLRELQNLIPTNDDRQVKVYPHHINDLEFSNALVDAFLEINEKTSKGSTHQQVASPESVEQFHEDNVSNASSFGTILYTPNEFPEARTETLEKTQLILQQLLHQIHKGIPIIGAGAGTGISAKFEEAGGVDLIVLYNSGRFRMAGRGSLAGLLPFADANAVVLDMANEVLPVVKKVPVLAGVCATDPFRRMDYFLKQVESTGFSGVQNFPTVGLFDGNFRQNLEETGMGYSLEVEMIQKAHKMGLLTTPYAFNQYEAIEMAKVGADIIVAHMGLTTTGSIGAKTAVSLEESVVRVQAIADAAHRINPGVIVLCHGGPISGPKEAEFILKRTKGVHGFYGASSMERLPVEQAITNTVKEYKSISFH from the exons ATGGCGCACCACCACAACAACTCCACAACTCTTCGCGTTTTCTGCGTCGGAACCCTCGACACCAAGCTCCACGAGCTCCTATTCCTCTCCGAATCACTTCGCTCCAATCTCAATCGCTTCTCCTCCTCTAAG GTAGAAGTGGTGGTGGTTGATGTCTCTGCCGGTACAAACGCGCCAGAGAGTTTGCAGGATTTGGCGTTTGTTTCAAGGAATGATGTTGTGTCTTCCTACAACAGTGGATCAGGCGAGGCCTTGTCTCTCCCGGAGGACAGAGGCAAGGCTGTTGCCGTGATGACTCAAGCATTGGAGCAGTTCCTGAAGAAGTCTCACGAGGATCAGAGTCTTGTTGGCGTTATTGGTGTTGGGGGGAGTGGAGGGACGTCCCTCTTGTCGTCTCCCTTCGCCTCTCTCCCAATTGGGATCCCCAAGGTCATCGTGTCAACGGTGGCCAGCGGTCAAACTGAGCCTTATGTTGGAACCTCGGATTTGGTGTTGTTTCCGTCTGTCGTGGACGTTGCTGGCATCAATAGAGTTAGCAGGCTCATCCTGTCCAATGCTGCAGCTGCTTTTGCTGGGATGGTTGTTGGAAGGGTTCAGAGCTTACAGGAATCTTCTCGCGCCGAAGATAAGCCTACCGTTGGGATAACTATGTTTGGAGTTACTACTCCTTGTGTTAATGCTGTCAGAGATAGGTTGCATGAAGAAGGTTATGAAACCCTGGTTTTCCATGCAACTGGGGTTGGTGGCAGGGCGATGGAGAATTTGGTTAGAGAGGGATTTATACAG GGTGTTTTTGACATCACAACAACAGAGGTAGCAGACTACATAGTTGGAGGTGTAATGGCTTGTGAAAGTTCTCGTTTTGATGCCATCATAGAGAGTAAAGTCCCGTTAGTCTTGAGTGTGGGAGCATTAGACATGGTGAACTTTGGAGCGAAAGATACCATACCACTGAAGTTTCAGCAGAGAAATATATATGAACACAATAAACAG GTTTCACTTATGCGAACAACGGTAGATGAGAACAGAAAATTTGCTGATTTCATAGCAAATAAACTGAAGAATTCATCATCTAAGATTTGTGTTTGCCTTCCAGAAAAAGGTGTATCTGCTTTAGATGCACCTGGGAAGCCATTTTATGATCCAGAGGCAACGAGTACTCTTCTTCGTGAATTACAAAACCTTATTCCGACTAATGATGATCGACAG GTAAAGGTGTATCCTCATCATATTAATGATCTTGAATTTTCAAATGCATTGGTTGATGCATTTTTAGAGATTAATGAGAAAACTAGTAAAGGTTCTACTCATCAACAAGTAGCCAGTCCTGAATCTGTTGAACAATTTCATGAGGATAATGTTTCAAATGCATCAAGCTTTGGGACCATTCTCTATACACCTAATGAATTCCCAGAAGCAAGAACAG AAACTTTGGAGAAAACACAGCTTATATTACAGCAACTTTTACATCAGATACATAAAGGAATTCCTATAATAGGAGCTGGTGCTGGGACAGGTATATCTGCCAAGTTTGAAGAAGCTGGAGGGGTTGATCTAATAGTATTGTACAATTCAGGGCGCTTCCGAATGGCTGGAAGAGGTTCATTAGCTGGATTATTACCTTTTGCTGATGCTAATGCTGTTGTTCTCGACATGGCCAATGAAGTTTTGCCA GTGGTAAAGAAGGTTCCAGTTCTTGCTGGTGTATGTGCAACTGATCCCTTCCGTCGAATGGATTACTTCCTTAAACAGGTGGAGTCTACTGGATTCTCAGGGGTACAAAATTTTCCTACTGTTGGGTTATTTGATGGTAATTTTAGACAAAATCTTGAAGAAACGGGAATGGGATATAG CTTGGAAGTTGAGATGATCCAGAAAGCCCATAAAATGGGTCTCTTGACAACCCCATATGCTTTCAATCAATATGAAGCTATTGAAATGGCTAAAGTTGGCGCTGATATTATAGTGGCCCATATGGGTCTAACTACAACAGGCTCCATAGGTGCAAAAACAGCTGTTTCACTTGAAGAAAGTGTAGTTCGTGTACAAGCTATTGCAGATGCAGCGCATAGGATCAATCCCGGTGTCATTGTGTTGTGTCATGGAG GTCCAATATCCGGTCCAAAAGAGGCAGAATTTATATTGAAGAGAACCAAAGGAGTTCATGGGTTTTATGGGGCTTCAAGTATGGAAAGACTTCCAGTGGAGCAGGCTATTACAAATACAGTCAAAGAGTACAagtcaatttcttttcattaa
- the LOC100788420 gene encoding AAA-ATPase At3g50940, producing MSFFSSSNLATAKTVLSAAASVAATAMVVRSVASDLLPSELRSYITNGIHSMFWRFSSEITLVIDEFDGLLNNQIYEAAETYLGAKISPNTRRLKVSKPETDTTFALTMERNESLTDVFRSMKFNWVLVCRQVESRGFHNPRDLNATMKSEVRSLELTFNKKHKDMVLQTYLPYILNEAKSMKQATKALKIFTVDYQNMYGNISDAWVGMKLDHPATFDTLAMERGAKEFVMRDLERFVKRKEYYRRVGKAWKRGYLLYGPPGTGKSSLIAAMANYLKFDVYDLELTELNANSELRRLLIAMANRSILVVEDIDCTVEFHDRRAEARAASGHNNDRQVTLSGLLNFIDGLWSSCGDERIIVFTTNHKDKLDPALLRPGRMDVHIHMSYCTPCGFRQLASNYLGIKEHSLFEKIEEEMQKTQVTPAEVAEQLLKSSHIETSLEQLIDFMRKKKETQKLEAKKKEQEAKEEQQRKEIDDGGKGEKVDSDDNNNEKKSITT from the exons ATGTCCTTCTTTTCCTCCTCCAACCTGGCCACCGCCAAGACGGTGCTCTCGGCGGCGGCCTCGGTGGCTGCCACCGCAATGGTGGTCCGCTCCGTGGCGAGCGACCTCCTTCCGTCGGAGCTCCGGTCCTACATCACCAACGGCATCCACAGCATGTTCTGGCGCTTCTCCTCCGAGATAACCCTGGTCATCGACGAGTTCGACGGCCTCCTCAACAACCAAATCTACGAGGCCGCCGAAACCTACCTCGGCGCCAAAATCTCTCCCAACACACGCAGACTTAAAGTCAGCAAGCCCGAGACAGACACAACCTTCGCCCTCACAATGGAGCGCAACGAGTCCTTAACCGACGTTTTCAGAAGCATGAAATTTAACTGGGTTCTCGTCTGCCGTCAGGTCGAGTCCAGAGGCTTCCACAACCCTCGCGACCTCAACGCCACCATGAAATCCGAGGTTCGCTCCCTCGAACTCACTTTTAACAAGAAGCATAAAGACATGGTGCTCCAAACCTATCTTCCCTATATCCTCAACGAAGCCAAGTCCATGAAACAAGCTACAAAAGCGCTTAAGATCTTCACAGTCGACTACCAGAACATGTACGGCAACATCAGCGACGCGTGGGTGGGGATGAAGCTGGACCATCCCGCCACGTTCGACACGCTGGCGATGGAGCGTGGCGCGAAGGAGTTTGTCATGAGGGACTTGGAGAGGTTCGTAAAGAGGAAGGAGTATTATAGGAGAGTTGGGAAGGCGTGGAAGAGAGGGTATTTGCTGTATGGTCCTCCCGGCACCGGGAAATCGAGCTTGATTGCTGCCATGGCGAATTACTTGAAGTTTGATGTGTATGATTTGGAGCTGACGGAGCTGAATGCTAACTCGGAGCTCAGGAGGTTGCTCATTGCAATGGCGAATAGGTCCATTCTTGTTGTGGAGGACATTGATTGCACTGTTGAGTTTCATGATCGGAGAGCTGAGGCCAGAGCTGCTTCTGGACATAACAACGACagacag GTTACACTATCGGGTTTGCTTAATTTCATTGATGGGTTATGGTCAAGTTGTGGGGATGAGAGGATCATAGTGTTCACAACAAACCACAAGGACAAGCTTGACCCTGCATTGCTGCGCCCTGGTCGAATGGATGTTCACATTCACATGTCCTATTGCACTCCCTGTGGTTTCAGGCAGCTAGCTTCCAATTACCTCGGAATCAAAGAGCATTCTCTCTTCGAAAAGATCGAGGAAGAGATGCAGAAAACCCAGGTGACTCCTGCTGAGGTAGCAGAACAGCTTCTGAAGAGCAGCCACATCGAAACTAGCCTCGAACAGCTTATAGATTTcatgagaaagaagaaagaaactcAGAAATTGGAGGCTAAAAAGAAGGAACAAGAGGCCAAAGAGGAACAGCAGAGGAAGGAAATTGATGATGGTGGTAAAGGAGAAAAAGTTGACAGTgatgataacaataatgaaaagaaaagtatTACTACCTAG
- the LOC100794757 gene encoding S-adenosyl-L-methionine:benzoic acid/salicylic acid carboxyl methyltransferase 3: MEVAQVLHMNGGVGDASYANNSFVQQKAICLSKPIREEAITGLYCNTVPRSLAIADLGCSYGPNTLSVVSEFIKTVEKLCRKLNHKSPEYKVFLNDLPGNDFNNIFMSLDNFKEKLCDEIETGVGPCYFFGVPGSFYSRVFPNQSLNFVHSSYSLQWLSKVPEGVNKNRGNIYIGSTSPSNVGRAYYEQFQRDFCVFLKCRAEELVEGGRMVLTILGRRSDAENPAIKEGGYIIWELMATALNDMVMQGIIKEEQLDTFNIPQYTPSPSEVELEVLKEGSFAINRLELAEVNWNPLDDLNALDFESERSESLRDNGYSLAQCMRSVAEPMLVNQFGEDIIEEVFSRYQKLLADRMSKEQTKFNNITISLTRKA; the protein is encoded by the exons ATGGAAGTAGCACAGGTACTGCACATGAACGGTGGCGTTGGAGACGCAAGCTATGCAAACAACTCCTTTGTTCAG CAAAAGGCGATTTGTTTGTCAAAGCCCATAAGAGAGGAAGCCATAACAGGTCTCTATTGCAACACAGTCCCGAGAAGCTTGGCAATTGCAGATTTAGGTTGCTCTTATGGACCAAACACTTTGTCTGTTGTGTCTGAATTCATCAAAACTGTGGAGAAACTTTGCCGGAAGCTAAACCATAAATCTCCAGAATACAAGGTCTTTCTGAATGATCTCCCTGGGAAtgacttcaacaacatctttaTGTCCCTTGACAACTTCAAAGAGAAATTGTGTGATGAAATTGAAACTGGGGTTGGTCCATGCTACTTCTTTGGGGTTCCCGGTTCCTTCTATAGCAGGGTTTTCCCAAATCAAAGTCTGAATTTTGTCCATTCCTCTTATAGTCTTCAATGGCTTTCTAAG GTTCCTGAGGGTGTAAACAAAAACAGGGGCAATATTTACATAGGCAGTACAAGCCCTTCAAATGTTGGGAGAGCTTACTACGAACAATTTCAGagagatttttgtgtttttctaaAGTGTCGTGCAGAGGAATTAGTTGAAGGAGGTCGCATGGTTCTCACAATTTTGGGAAGAAGAAGTGATGCTGAGAATCCAGCTATCAAGGAGGGCGGTTATATTATCTGGGAGCTTATGGCTACAGCTCTTAATGATATGGTCATGCAG GGAATCATAAAGGAAGAGCAATTGGATACTTTTAACATTCCTCAATACACTCCATCTCCATCTGAAGTGGAATTGGAAGTTCTTAAAGAAGGATCATTTGCCATCAACCGTCTAGAGCTTGCTGAAGTGAATTGGAACCCTCTTGATGATCTGAACGCTCTTGACTTTGAATCTGAGAGGTCTGAATCACTCCGTGACAATGGATATAGTTTGGCACAGTGCATGAGATCTGTGGCAGAACCTATGCTAGTTAACCAATTTGGCGAAGATATTATTGAAGAGGTTTTTAGTCGCTACCAAAAACTCTTGGCTGATCGTATGTCTAAGGAGCAAACTAAGTTCAACAATATTACTATATCATTGACTAGAAAAGCATAA
- the LOC100305749 gene encoding Thioredoxin domain-containing protein PLP3B-like, with product MDPNTVKSTLSNLAFGNVMAAAARDYQKELLAQEKTQGSSSVHEEVDLDELMDDPELEKLHADRIAALKKEAEKREEWKKKGHGEFREVTEGDFLGEVTGSEKVICHFYHREFYRCKIMDKHLKSLAPMHIDTKFIKLDAENAPFFVTKLAIKTLPCVLLFRQGVAVDRLVGFQDVGGKDDFTTRTLEALLIKKGIIEEKKAEDDEDDEYIDSTRRVVRSSTIAGSDSDSE from the exons atggatcCAAACACGGTGAAGTCCACTCTCTCCAATCTGGCGTTTGGAAACGTAATGGCAGCAGCTGCCCGTGATTATCAGAAG GAATTGCTTgctcaagagaagactcaaggaTCAAGTTCAGTACATGAGGAGGTTGACCTTGACGAGTTAATGGAT GATCCTGAGTTAGAAAAATTGCATGCAGATAGGATTGCAGCTCTTAAG aAAGAAGCAGAGAAACGGGAGGAATGGAAGAAGAAAGGTCATGGGGAATTCAGGGAAGTAACCGAGGGTGATTTCTTAGGTGAAGTCACTGGAAGTGAAAAAGTGATTTGTCACTTCTACCATAGGGAGTTCTATAGATGCAA GATAATGGATAAGCATTTAAAGTCTCTTGCACCAATGCATATTGATACGAAGTTCATCAAGCTTGATGCAGAG AATGCACCATTCTTTGTTACAAAACTGGCTATCAAGACTTTGCCTTGTGTCTTGTTGTTCAG ACAAGGAGTAGCAGTAGATAGATTGGTAGGATTTCAAGATGTGGGAGGTAAAGATGATTTTACCACAAGAACGCTGGAAGCTCTTCTGATAAAGAAAG GTATAATTGAGGAGAAGAAAGCtgaggatgatgaagatgatgaataTATAGACAGTACACGTAGAGTCGTTAGATCCTCCACAATTGCTGGTTCTGATTCTGATTCTGAATAA